One genomic region from Quercus robur chromosome 4, dhQueRobu3.1, whole genome shotgun sequence encodes:
- the LOC126721536 gene encoding putative UDP-rhamnose:rhamnosyltransferase 1, with protein MARDHLHVVMLPWSAFGHLIPFFQLSIALAKSGIHVSFVSTPRNIQRLPKLPPSLATFIKFVEFPLPTLDNNDILPEGAEASVDVPADKLEYLKLAYDRLQYPINQFVAEQLPDWIIADFSAHWAVEIAQNYNVGFIYFAVFSAATVAFFRKPPNYSFVDDEKAWPSLESLTSPPEGLSFPSSVAFRGYEAVWAQAGACTDASGISDAARFAKVFRACKALAIRSCREFEGEFLSLQEKLMGKPVIPIGLLPPKRHEETEGNDSSWKTIFEWLDKQEPKSVLFVGFGSECQLSKEQLYEIAYGLQLSQVPFLWAMRKPFWAIDDEDSLPSGFIDTTSGKGMVCMGWAPQKEILAHPSIGGSLFHSGWGSAIEMLQFGHCLVVLPFIFDQPLNARLLVDKGVAVEVERGEDGSFSRDGIAKAVKLAMVLEEGDKLRTRAREAAAIFGDENLHQVNYIDHFVKYLKHGGSNKI; from the coding sequence atggccAGAGATCATCTCCATGTAGTTATGCTGCCTTGGTCAGCCTTTGGCCATCTTATACCGTTTTTTCAGCTCTCCATTGCCTTAGCTAAATCTGGAATTCACGTTTCCTTTGTATCAACCCCAAGAAACATCCAAAGACTCCCCAAACTTCCTCCAAGTTTAGCAACTTTCATCAAGTTTGTGGAGTTCCCATTACCCACACTAGACAATAATGATATCTTGCCTGAAGGCGCTGAGGCCAGTGTAGACGTTCCAGCTGACAAACTTGAGTACTTAAAGCTTGCATATGATCGTCTCCAATATCCTATCAACCAGTTCGTGGCTGAGCAATTACCGGACTGGATTATAGCTGATTTTTCCGCACATTGGGCTGTTGAAATTGCCCAAAATTATAATGTCGGGTTTATTTACTTCGCTGTCTTCTCTGCTGCTACAGTTGCTTTCTTTAGGAAGCCACCAAATTATTCTTTCGTTGATGACGAAAAGGCTTGGCCATCACTAGAGAGTTTGACATCACCGCCAGAGGGGCTTAGTTTTCCATCCTCTGTTGCATTCCGTGGGTATGAAGCAGTTTGGGCACAAGCGGGTGCATGTACAGATGCTTCGGGGATAAGTGATGCTGCGAGGTTTGCGAAGGTTTTCCGTGCATGTAAAGCATTGGCTATTCGTAGTTGCAGGGAGTTTGAAGGTGAGTTCTTGAGTTTACAAGAGAAATTGATGGGAAAGCCGGTGATTCCCATAGGTTTACTTCCTCCAAAAAGACATGAAGAGACCGAAGGGAATGATAGCTCATGGAAAACGATCTTTGAATGGCTTGATAAACAAGAACCCAAGTCAGTTTTGTTTGTAGGGTTTGGCAGTGAGTGTCAGCTGAGCAAAGAACAGCTTTATGAGATTGCTTATGGACTACAGCTTTCTCAAGTGCCATTTTTGTGGGCAATGAGGAAACCTTTTTGGGCTATTGATGATGAAGACTCTTTGCCATCGGGTTTTATTGACACCACGTCTGGCAAAGGCATGGTGTGTATGGGCTGGGCACCTCAGAAGGAAATTCTAGCGCACCCATCAATTGGGGGATCGTTGTTCCACTCAGGGTGGGGGTCTGCAATTGAGATGTTACAATTTGGGCATTGTCTCGTCGTGTTGCCATTTATCTTTGATCAGCCTTTGAATGCAAGGCTTTTGGTGGATAAGGGTGTAGCTGTAGAAGTAGAGAGAGGAGAGGACGGATCGTTTAGCAGGGATGGCATAGCCAAGGCTGTGAAGCTGGCCATGGTGTTAGAAGAAGGAGATAAATTAAGAACTCGTGCAAGAGAGGCTGCTGCAATATTTGGAGACGAGAATCTGCATCAAGTAAACTACATTGATCACTTTGTTAAGTATTTAAAACATGGGGGCAGTAACAAAATATGA
- the LOC126721534 gene encoding uncharacterized protein LOC126721534: MDKFVTKNKQVTMNRVFKKGERDLVIQQIARFFYTSAIPFNCVKNPEFLQMIDMISRFGIGLKPPSYHEIRETCLKKEVDFTQKMLEEYKVEWKKTGCSIMSDGWSDKKRRSICNFLVNSPKGTIFLYSIDTSNISKTAEKVCQMLDEVVDRVGEENVVQLVTDNAANYKLAGEMLMQKRKCLFWTPCAAHCLDLILEDFEKKIKDHKYTIAKGKKITTFIYSRAMLLNWLRDFTKGRELIRPAATRFATSYLTLSCLNEFKGELMAMFSSEQWRCSKFAKTKEGKRIHAIVMDNNGFWRLVVKCLKAAIPLLKVLRLVDSDTPPMGFIFQEMEKAKEEIQKNFNNVQKSYKEIWDIIDDRWEMQLHRPLHAAGYYLNPSIHYDPSFDPGSDIKLGLYTCLQRMVPEVSDRKKIDMQLEKFKQAKGLFGIEAAILARDTKQPAEWWDSYGDDCPELKKFAIRILSLTCSSSGCERNWSAFEMVHSKRRNRLHQKKMNDLVFVMYNLKIKQKRAKPLSTKEEIGLENLSSDDEWLAADSVDSENDSADFDEDNEGDDEVSRVAAKGKSVLVHDVSDEFHENDDGSNDDDSDRPPPGFERVRDFDDYTMDVDTRKDIDDEMRYDNDSD; the protein is encoded by the exons ATGGATAAGTTTGTTACAAAAAATAAGCAAGTAACAATGAATCGTGTGTTTAAAAAAGGAGAACGTGATCTAGTGATCCAACAAATTGCTAGATTCTTCTACACTAGTGCCATcccttttaattgtgtcaaaaatccGGAGTTTCTGCAAATGATTGATATGATTTCAAGATTTGGGATTGGCCTCAAGCCTCCTTCCTATCATGAGATTAGGGAGACATGCTTGAAGAAAGAGGTAGATTTTACACAAAAAATGCTTGAAGAATATAAGGTTGAATGGAAAAAAACAGGTTGTTCAATTATGTCTGATGGCTGGTCTGATAAGAAAAGGAGatccatttgtaattttttggtgAATAGTCCCAAAGGAACCATTTTCCTATACTCTATAGACACATCTAACATATCTAAAACAGCTGAAAAAGTTTGTCAAATGTTAGATGAAGTTGTCGATAGGGTTGGAGAGGAGAATGTTGTGCAATTGGTGACTGACAATGCTGCTAACTACAAACTAGCTGGAGAGATGTTGATGCAGAAGAGAAAGTGCCTGTTTTGGACTCCATGTGCTGCCCATTGCTTGGATTTGATACTTgaggattttgaaaaaaagattAAGGACCATAAGTACACAATTGCAAAGGGGAAGAAGATTACAACGTTCATATATTCTAGAGCTATGCTTTTAAATTGGTTGAGGGATTTCACTAAAGGGAGGGAATTGATTAGACCTGCTGCCACTAGATTTGCAACATCATATTTGACATTGTCATGCCTTAATGAGTTCAAAGGAGAATTGATGGCAATGTTTTCTTCTGAACAATGGAGGTGTAGTaaatttgcaaaaacaaaagaagggaaaagaatTCATGCCATAGTTATGGATAACAATGGCTTTTGGCGACTTGTTGTCAAATGCTTGAAGGCCGCAATACCCCTTTTAAAGGTGCTTCGCCTGGTTGATTCTGATACACCTCCAATGGGATTCATTTTTCAAGAAATggaaaaagcaaaagaagaaatacagaaaaatttcaataatgttCAAAAGAG TTACAAAGAGATATGGGATATTATTGATGATCGATGGGAAATGCAACTTCATAGGCCTTTGCATGCTGCGGGATACTATTTGAACCCTTCTATTCATTATGATCCTTCTTTTGATCCGGGTTCAGATATTAAATTAGGACTATATACGTGTCTTCAACGAATGGTTCCAGAAGTTAGTGATAGGAAAAAGATAGATATGCAActtgaaaaattcaaacaagCAAAGGGACTCTTTGGTATTGAAGCTGCCATACTAGCCAGAGATACTAAACAGCCAg CTGAATGGTGGGACTCATATGGAGATGACTGTCctgaattgaaaaaatttgctATAAGAATATTGAGCTTAACATGTAGCTCATCTGGTTGTGAAAGAAATTGGAGTGCGTTTGAAATG GTACATTCAAAAAGGAGAAATCGCTTACACcagaaaaaaatgaatgactTGGTCTTCGTTATGTACAACTTgaagataaaacaaaaaagagctAAACCATTGAgtacaaaagaagaaattggtTTGGAGAATTTGTCTTCTGATGATGAGTGGTTAGCAGCAGATTCTGTAGATTCAGAAAATGATAGTGCAGATTTTGATGAAGACAATGAAG GTGATGATGAGGTTTCAAGAGTTGCTGCCAAAGGAAAAAGTGTGCTAGTTCATGATGTTAGTgatgaatttcatgagaatgatgATGGTTCTAATGATGATGATAGTGATCGGCCCCCACCTGGATTTGAGAGAGTTAGGGATTTCGATGATTACACCATGGATGTTGATACTAGGAAGGATATAGATGATGAAATGAGATATGACAATGATAGTGACTAG